Genomic segment of Drosophila takahashii strain IR98-3 E-12201 chromosome X, DtakHiC1v2, whole genome shotgun sequence:
GTTAAAATGAATAACAATTTCCAAATGGAAACgcgttaaaaaatattcctattGTATTCTAAACATAAGTATGACCGTTGTGTAGGGAATTACCTAAAATCCCGCCAAACTGGGCGACAGCTTTCGTGGTTTGAAACCAAATGAGAGGGGTGGGTCACAGGATCAGCTGATCGAGAACGATAGTGACGCCAGGGTAAAACCAGAAAAATGCCGCAAGTTAAGAAAATGCACGTGAAATCCCCGCCAGAAACGCCAGCTGAGGCTGGAGCTGGATCTCCCGGAGAAGCCTCGTCGGTGGCCGTGGCGGCGGATGCCTCCGAAACGGAGAACCTGGTGAAACTGGTCATGGCAATGGGTTATCCAGAGGGCGAGGTTCGCATTGCCTTGGcccgcagcaacaacaacgtgcAGCTGGCGGTGGAGATTTTGGTCGTTGGCGAGCCTGAAAACGATGACAAGGAATCCCGGAAGCGACGTCGCAGTCGCCAGCGATTGCGTCAGCTGCGCAGCTCCCTTCTGGGGGATCCCGAGTCGACGGACAAGGCCATCGAGCAGATGATGCGGGATATTGATACCGCACAGGCGCTCACTGAGATCGTTGGCAGGAGCAGCTTGGAGGCCATGCAACTGTTGctcgccgaggaggaggaggaggaggaggagtacgccgaggagcaggagctgaCCCTCAGTCCGGAGCCTTCATCTTCATCCGCCGAGAGCTCGCCGGGCAGCAACTGAACTGCAAACAGATGTCAGTACCGCTCACAGATATATTCCTTATTTgtgaaattttgtaaaatcgcaaaaaggtaatttaaagCATATCAGCGTATTttcatacttttaaaaatgcatcATACCATTTAATGGTTTAGTCCACAACAATATCCATTTTAAGATCtgttaaaagttaaaagaaGTTTTCTTACGATTAGAGTTcccagtttcagtttcaataatattttatggaattttacaagattttcttttaaagttAATGCCAATGGATGTGAATAAATatccatttaatattttataatttgtctAAGAACTGCAAATCTTATTAAATCGTTTGgcttaaaaagaataaaaagctTGGTGAAAATACATGGTACAAATATCGTTTGCGACTCTTAAGTTCTAGTgttgttaaataataaaaaaaactatgtgaAATTATAAAGGAATACCGCCTTTGAATTACAATACAAAACCATAAGATCACCACAGATTCACTTTTAAAGCAAAAtattacttatatatttaagaactgAGCTCCGCGAGAATGATATTACCTGATGTGCCAGGCtctttaatgtatttatttacccTGTAGCCATCAGGAGACATTAAATGCATTAGGGTTACGCAACGCCCCAACCCTCTTCcctctttgttgttgtttttgcggaTGTGACTCCGGTCAAGGAGCggaagaagcagaagaagcCGGAACTGAAAGCAGCAACCCTGTGGCAAAAGCAAAGCGCAGCTTGTCAACCCTTTTCGGCCCGATGATTAATGACAGCtccttttttttctactttctGTGTTCCAGTGTTTTGTACTGATTTCAATTTACCGCTTTCGTCCAAAAGTTGGCTCGAGTGCATCCCCTAGGTTTTCGGTCAGGGGCACGGGTATTTCgcatttgaaaaattctaattaattttgaCTTGCAACCGTTGACACTGTCAGCCGCAGCCACGTAACCCACCCAGCGTTTATCGCGTTTGATCGGCGTTGCGGCGCACCGCAAAACTACAGAAGGCGACAACCCCTGGACGTCTAGAATATTCAATTCCATGGCCTTTGAAACTCTGAGCTCGCAACTCTAATCGTAGGCGGCGCCGTCTCATTTATCAAGGGCAGGCAACTGTCACcgtcactttttttttgctctgcTCGGGTTAAGATTGCTCGGGTTAAGTCAGATTGGACAGTGAAAAAAGTACGTATGTGCAggtgttaatttttatactaTTTAACATTAATGCCAGATTGCATTtagcgaatattttaataagaatTAATCATCGAGTAATATGGAGAACCACGACCATCTATTAACGATGCGAGTGAGGAAGTACATCGAGGAGCACAGCGGTGAAACCCACCTGTATGTGGGGCAGGCGACCATGGAGTTGATGCAAAAGTACCCGGAGTACTCGCGACGCGAATTTGAACCCTTCAGGCAGTTGGTACTTCAAGCATTCTCCATAGTCTCCGATAGCTACAACTTGGACATGGTCGAGGCGCCACCAAGTAAGCCGCTGGCTGCCAAGCCCATCAGCGAACCCATCGATATATCCATTGGGAAGGACAACGAAGATGACTCCAATACCAGCACCACCAACGGAGATGAGCAACCAGCTCCACCGGAAGTTCAGGCCAATGCTCTAAAACGCCTGATGGAAGATCTGCCGGAGACAACGGCGGTTCCCAAGAAAACAGCTAAATTGAATACTATTCCAGGCTCGGGACCAGATTCCGCACACGAATTTCCACCAGGTGTCGGTCATGGGGGTGAAAATCATCACTCCGAGGACGCCGAGGATCATGGTAATGCATCCAGTTTTAATCAGCAGCGGAAGTACAAGAAGAAGCTGAAGATGTACCACCCCAGGCAAAGTTTCTGGGACATTGGCGGCATGGATACCGCCCTGAAGGAGCTCTGCCAGATTCTGATCCATATCAAGTCGCCGAAGTCATACTTTCACTTGGGACTGTTGCCCTCGAAGGGAATTTTGCTGCATGGCCCGCCAGGATGTGGCAAAACCTTTCTAGCCCGTGCCATAAGTGGGCAACTTAAAATGAGGCTGCTGGAAGTGCCGGCCAAGGAGCTGATTGGTGACATCTCCAACGAGACCGAAGAGCGCATACGCGAGGTCTTCGAACAGACCATTAACTACTCGCCTTGCGTGCTCTTCATCGACGACATCGACGCCATCGGTGGCAACCGCCAGTGGGCCTCAAAGCTGATCAGCAGCTGGGATAACCTGAGAGCCAACCAGTTTGGTCACTCCGTGCTGGTCATTGGGGCCACCAGGCGTCCCGATGTCCTCGATCGTCGCCTACGTAGCATTGAACGCTTCGCTCATGAGATCGCCATACACAAACCGTCGCGCAAGGAGCGCCGTAATATCCTGCGCATCCAGTGCGAGCGACTGCCCATTGATCCGAAGCTTAACTACAATAAGGTTGCCGAACTAACACCTGGTTATTCCGGCGCTGATCTGAAGGCCTTGGTCGCGCGCGCATTTTCCGTGGCCGTAAGGCGTAGGTCCATGAAGAAGTTCCGTGAACTGCGCGATGCCAGAGAGAAGAACATGATCACGGTTATTTTGGATGACGATGAGTCCGTCGAGGGGTCAGGCGATGACGAGATCGACGAGGCGGATGGTGACAAGGAAAACACCGATGATAATGACAACGCAGGGGGCGACACACCCAACACTGAATCCCCCAAGAAACCCCCCACCAATGGCGAATCACCGGGAGAACCAGTGGACGAAAAGCCGGAGGCCGTTGAGCAGGAAGCGGACTCATCCGACGACGAATACTACGAGCCCATGCTGGCCGAGCTGATCAACTTTGTGGACCATCCTCCCAAGAAGTTTGCCGATCCAAATTTCTGCATCACTCTCGACGATTTCGTGAACGCCATCAAGGTAATGCAACCTTCGGCCAAAGGCGAGGGCTTCATCACTGTGCCGGACACCACCTGGGATGATATTGGGGCACTCGAGAAAATTCGCGAACAACTTAAGTTGGCTCTCGTGGCGCCAATTAAGTATCCAGAGAGGCTGGAACGCCTGGGATTGAATGCTCCTTCGGGAGTTCTGCTCTGCGGTCCGCCAGGTTGCGGCAAAACCCTTCTGGCCAAGGCTATTGCCAACGAGGCTGGCatcaattttatttccgtCAAGGGCCCCGAGCTAATGAATATGTATCTTGGCGAAGGCGAACACGCTGTGCGTGCCTCCTTCCAACGTGCCCGTTACTCGACACCCTGCGTCCTCTTCTTTGACGAATTCGACTCCTTGTGCCCCAAACGCTCGGATGGGGGCGAGGGAAATAATTCTGGCACTCGTATGGTTAACCAATTGCTGACCGAAATGGATGGCGTCGAGGAGCGCAAGGGTGTTTACATCCTGGCGGCGACCAACAGGCCGGATATCATTGATCCGGCCATTCTACATCCCGGTCGCCTCGACACCATTCTGTACATTGATTTCCCCGATCAGAGCGAACGTGCCGAGATCCTAAAAGCCATCACAAAGAACGGAAAGCGTCCTCTGCTGGCGGAGGATATTAGTCTCGACGAGCTGGCTGCCCAAACAGAGGGCTACACTGGCGAGGACCTGGCAGGACTAATTAAACAGGCCTCCATGTTCTCCCTGCGCCAATCTTCAAACGATGACAAATTCAAACTAGACGATCCATGCTTACACAGTCACCATTTCAAAGATGCTCTACAAAAGTTGCGCCCCTCAGTTTGCGAACAGGATCGCAAAAGTTACGATGAACTGCGCCTGAAGTACGCTGGGTACGCTTAGGGTACCCAATGGGAATTGCGAGGACTAACATATGATTTTCAATACAAAACCGTAATGTTacccaataaaaaaaaataataataatagagtATGATTTACTATTTACCAAATATGAAATGATaggcataataataaaaatgtttttttttgttttctaatatAAACATAATGTTTAGATCATATACATACCTAAATCGTAAGCTTAAGATACTTTaataacacaggtacacagccaaaaatgtCCACaaaccatttctagttttccataatatttgggtgctcctaagtaaaagtcccatactaacttatgtcccatcacctacaggttccgcggtatagctaagaatacaaaaatccgatgtttgccgacagtTAGAATTATGTGGCCGATAAAATTTGACTTACCTTGAATATTTTCGCTGCAATCTACTCTCactacatcacggcattcctaaaaaatagtccccaatgtgaaccattgcccatgcccttggaattcgacgccaaagttgaaaatcccaaaattgtagagatttttctgatggaaaaacaattctgaggattaaatcttgaatggaactaattttaactattcattgtatctattgttcattgtgtgctttaatttcggtttaaagcgttttcataaggacgttttattggatttcttatactaataaaaccgattttttgatttcattatctactcctaaatgttgtcaaattttgaataagtcatgtcaacctctagaactaagaaaataaatacgttcactgaaatgtatatgtttaatcccattctgtaggatgccttgacttatttaaaatttgacaacatttaggagtagataatgaaataaaaaaaagaaaggaagctaccttcggccagccgaagcttatatacccttgtagataaaataGTATTTACTCGGTCCAGTTccgtttgtaattaaattttgtttttaagttgtcaagaatcaaaacgcctacttcctacagttacaatgaattttcttatatttgtttgaatattcctatgggagccttaagatatagtggtccgatccggctcgctccgacatatgtactacctgcaatagaaagaagactttcgggaaagtttcatcgcgatagcttttaaactgagagactagttcgcatagaaacggacagacggacagacggacatggctagatagactcggctattggtgctgatcaagaatatatatactttatgtggtcggaaacgtcttcttcactgcgttgcaaacatctgactgaaattataataccctctacaagggtataaaaacggttttgtttagtataataaatccaataaatcatgaaatcgctttaaaccgaaattaaagaatacaataaacaatagattcaataaatatttaaaattagttccatttaagatttaattatcagaattgttttttcatCACAGAAATTCTCAAAATTTTGGgagtttcaactttggcgtcgaattcctaAGACATTGACAATGGTTCAcgatggggactattttttagtaggtcctaccgaaaataataaaggttagttgttttttgtattcttaggaATACCGCgaaacctgtaggtgatggaaaataattttgtatgggacttttactcagaagcacccaaatatcatggaaaacttgaaatggttcgtggaaatttcacaaagtttaattttgtgttcctgtgtaatatcttaaatatattttccaataaaTGTCACGAGTTTGGTTGATCCTTTTGGATTAACAACAAGAAACATGATATTATAGTATGATATTATGTAAATAGATTAATGTAAACTCTATGCttacatatataaaacttCTGTTTCTAGTTGGATAAATTGCTCATTTTTTAAGAAGCCAATTTAAGTAACAAGTCTAGTAAAagtatcttattttattttgatcttcAAATTGGTTCGaaatctattttctatttctgtaAATGAAAACCCGCTTAGCTACATTGTGTGTTCCAAACCCCCATTTTCAACACGTTCTATATTTCAACCTATTCGATCGGGGTTTTATTTTCGCCGTGCGGTTCAGAATCAGGTTCAGGTTTTGATCGGGTTCGCTGgactttaaaatgcaattgtc
This window contains:
- the LOC108060983 gene encoding uncharacterized protein; protein product: MPQVKKMHVKSPPETPAEAGAGSPGEASSVAVAADASETENLVKLVMAMGYPEGEVRIALARSNNNVQLAVEILVVGEPENDDKESRKRRRSRQRLRQLRSSLLGDPESTDKAIEQMMRDIDTAQALTEIVGRSSLEAMQLLLAEEEEEEEEYAEEQELTLSPEPSSSSAESSPGSN